The nucleotide sequence CTGGGAGTGCGTAATAGTGTCAGATTGCTGCTTCGACTCAGAGGTCGTTAGTACAAGTTCGGCGAGGGATAAAAATTGCTTATCCGCAGAAGCTTGTGGTGTGAGCCACGTAATATCTAGTTTCCCGTCTGTTACATCTGGCGGTTCACCACCTTGTGCGAGTGCGGTTGTTACAGGGGCGGCATTGGCAATAACTAAACTCGGAGTTTCAATATGTTGTGTCGGGCCATCTTCTAAAGATAAAGAAAACGACAAGTTGTCGTTTTGAGAAATTGCATCCCAAAGCCCTCGTAAATAGGCCATTTGTCCACCGTTGTCTTTTTCCCCTCTGTCTGCGGCTGAAATCATCCGCTCCTCAAAGCCTACCGCGGCCACCAATAACATCATTTTGTCGTTGCACCTTGCGGTATCCATATAGATGGCGTGGCCATCGATAATAATTTCGCAAGCTGTGCCTACGGGCATTATTTTGCTGGTGTATCCATGAAGTACCTGGCAAAGGGCATTGGCGGTACCTAGTGGAATAATGCCTAATGTGGTATCAGTGTCGGCTAACGCACTGGCAACTTCGGTAATGGTACCGTCACCACCGCAGGCCACCACAATATCCACCCCTTCTTCCACGGCTTTTTTGGCTAACGCTTCGCCGTCAACGTCTGGCGTGGTTTCTTCAACGGTAACGCGAAACTTTTCATTTAGTTGGGCTAAAATATCTGCCTTTTCTGTTTTCCACTTGCCGCCGCCTGCCACGGGGTTGGCAATGAGTGTAAGGCTCTTAGATAAATTTAAGTGGCCGCCTTGCTGTATTTTAGCAAGGGCGCTACGCTGGCGTTTGTTTAAACGTGCGGTGGTGCGTATAGATTGAATATTTGCCATGGCCTCATCAATGGTGAGGGAAGGGTGCTTGGCCAGCAAGTAAGCTGCAACCACAAGTACGGAGCGTCCTCTGCCTAACGCACAATGCACCACCACTTTTTGGCCATCAGCGATTTTTTGATCTAGCCAATTTATCGCGTGAAGTAGTTGTTCGGTGGTTGGGCTAGTATGGTCGAGTACCGGTATGTTTAAGTAGGCAAAATCTTCTTGATAAGCCGTCCAATCTAACCCATCGAACTCAGCCGTTACGTCTAATATTGCACCAATGTCATTTTCATTGAGTAAATCCACATGTTGCGTCGACATTCTGCAACCGAGGAACAAGGATTCTTCAATTTTTTGCAAAGGAGGGACTTTATCGGTGCGCCGGGCATATTCGTTATATAACCAACTCCCTAGCAAGAAGGGCACGAAAATCCAACGAATGTAAAATGGGATAGCGCCGTCTTCGCGTTTTCTAAAAAGCGCAGGGTAACGTAATAAATACGCGCTACTCACTGCAATAAGTGAAAACCCCGTCCAACCAAAAATAATGGTTAGTCCAAGGTTGGGTACATACCAGGCAAAATAGCCGGCCAGTGCGCAGGCAAGTATTGCCCCTAACACATAATATTTTACCATTTTCACGTTACACACGTCCTTTGTTAACGAAACATACCTAACAGGTACGGCTGCAACGGCCATTTCGTTTAGCCATCTTGGTATTAATTAGAGCTATAGAAGTTGAACTTTCTTTACTTCATGGCGTATTCACAAAATAATGCGTGAAACGCGCGCACAATAAGCCCTTCAACTACTCGCCATAAACGGGTAGGCAGTGGAACCCCATATGGCCAATAGCTTGTTTCTTAAAGTGATTAATTTTATCTGGTTCCAAACCATTTGGTGGCTGGTGATTTTAATGCAATCAGCCTCCATTCCTTACGTATTAGCGTTGTTTTTATTGTGGTTTGTGCTGACGCCTACAAGGAAAATCGATGGAAAATTGATGTTGCTCGTGATGTTAGTGGGCGCCACGATTGATTCCCTCTTAATGTACTGCAGCGTATTCTATTTCACGGAAGACGCGTATGTATTCACTGCATTGTCAATGTGGATAGTGCCTCTGTGGTTGGTTTTATTGTGGGGGGCGTTTGCCGCAACCTTGGCACACAGTTTAGATACCTTGCGCTCGAAACCCCTTTTGGCAGCGTTGGTTGGGGGGATTTTTGCTCCTTTAAGCTATTTGGCAGGAGCAAACTTTGGTGCGGTTGATCTCGGCTACTCCCTAATGACTACCTATATTACCTTGTGCGTGGTTTGGGGCTTCACCTTACCTGGGTGTTTTCTGCTCTTAGATAAGCTCAGCGCACCATTCGAATTGGAGTTAGCCAAGAGGAGATAGCAGTATGACAAAGAATGTCATGGTGACAGGTGGTAATAGAGGCATTGGTTTAGAAATAGTAAGGGCATTCGCTAAAGAAGGCTATAAGGTGCTAATGGCGTGTCGAGACGAAGAAAGTGGTGAAGAGGCAAAGCAAGATATTGTGGGTGGCGATGTTCACGTTATCGAAATGCCTTTAGATAAGGAAGCCACTATCGTCGACCCGTTTGTAAGAGCAGAAGCCGTATTTGGCCCCATGGATGTGGTTATCAATAATGCCGGTGTGCTCGATAAAACGTCGTGGGAAGATGTCAGTGGCGAAGACATGCGGCGTTCGTTACAAGTTAACACGTTAGCGCCACTCACGCTGATACAACAAGCGTTAACGGGCATGATTGATAGAGGCTATGGCAGAATCGTGAATGTGTCATCAGGGTGGGGATGCTTTAGTGAGGACATGAAAGGGCCCTTGGCCTATGCGGTAAGTAAAGCTGCGCTAAATGCCTTAACGCTTAATATTGCGAATCACATTCCCGATAATACTGATGTCACCATCAACGCCATGAGCCCTGGTTGGGTGCATACCCGAATGGGCGGCTCCGATGCACCTAAAACACCAGAGGAAGGAGCGGAAACTGCATTGTGGCTAGGTACCCATGAAAAGGGCGGGCCTAATGGTAAGTTCTTTAGAGATAAAGACGTGGTTGATTGGTAGGGCTTTTACATTGCGTTACGCACAAAAAACAACCGTTAAGCATTAGCTTAACGGTTGTTTTTTTACGTTCAATAAATACCCGTTGGGCAATCATGAACCGGGATATGGCAATAAGACAATCACAACGCCGTAAAAGTCCTTTGTACCTCAACGCCCATTTAATCTAGCGAATCGCTTCCACCACCGTATTACTTCGGTTATTTAAAAACTGCGAGACATCAGACACCGACTGCGACTTTTCCAAATTGATAACCAAAGCCACTTTTTTGCGTCTTACTGCATGACGAACAGTTTGAATAATCTGTGAGCGATCAGGGCGTAATCCCAGTAAACCCGCAATAAACAAGCCTGTAAATATCCCTGGGCTGATAAGTGCGATATAGGTGAATAGCGGGTTCTGCTGCGTCAACGCTGGGCCAAACTCAACCAAAATAAAAGCAAAGAGTAGCCCTACAAGCAGTCCTATTCCCCCTAACACAAGATGGGAATTCCACATATGCTTACCAATCTTTTCGCTGCTGCCCTCAAGCTTCTGGCTAAGCTTTTCATCTTGGCCATCAATAAGAGTGACTTGTTGAGGAGAGATACCTTTGTTCGCGGTAAGTTGTTCAGCAGTGGTTTGCGCCTCGTGCTTATCTTCAAAAATGGCCGCAACTTGTACCTTATTTGTCGGTGCAATGTCTGCTCTTAAATTTTCATGTTCAGACTTACTCATAAGTCCTCCTTGTATGTTACTACCGCCTTAAGCGTAAAATTCATGTCATAGAACATTCAAAAAGCGTACCGATGAAAAGGCAGGTAAGTGACAAAAAATTAATTTACTTCCTTATCGTTATGCCGCTTGAAAAGGCTAAGGCATGAATAAATAACCCCTCCTTACTTATTGATATTTAGAGAATAATTAAATATTAGTCAATGGGGCGATAATGATAGATAAAAACTTACAAAAGAAGGACGTTGGTAATAGCGTAAAATCCACCCGTACAATGAACACCAAGAAATCCTCAACCATTACCATATTGCGCTGGTTGTGAAAATATTGCTCACTTTCATTTTCTGCTCTTCATACCTATGTGGAGTATGGATTGTAGCTAACGGCGCGTTAACCTAGTACCGGCGTAACTTACAAATGCCATACATTATCAAAAGATTTAATGAGTACATTAATTGCTTGCGATGCATTAAGGCATAGCGCAAGGAACTAACATGGCAGTGGCTGAAAGAATAAACGCGAAGGCGTTACGAACATCAACAAAGAAAATCAAAAGCACCGAACCTCGAAAACAGTTTCAGCTAACTGACGAAATGGATTTGACGATTAAACGTTACCGCTGTGGGAAGTCCGGGTTTTACTACAAGTACGCATCGGGAAGGAAAGT is from Alteromonas australica and encodes:
- a CDS encoding diacylglycerol kinase family protein, whose amino-acid sequence is MKMVKYYVLGAILACALAGYFAWYVPNLGLTIIFGWTGFSLIAVSSAYLLRYPALFRKREDGAIPFYIRWIFVPFLLGSWLYNEYARRTDKVPPLQKIEESLFLGCRMSTQHVDLLNENDIGAILDVTAEFDGLDWTAYQEDFAYLNIPVLDHTSPTTEQLLHAINWLDQKIADGQKVVVHCALGRGRSVLVVAAYLLAKHPSLTIDEAMANIQSIRTTARLNKRQRSALAKIQQGGHLNLSKSLTLIANPVAGGGKWKTEKADILAQLNEKFRVTVEETTPDVDGEALAKKAVEEGVDIVVACGGDGTITEVASALADTDTTLGIIPLGTANALCQVLHGYTSKIMPVGTACEIIIDGHAIYMDTARCNDKMMLLVAAVGFEERMISAADRGEKDNGGQMAYLRGLWDAISQNDNLSFSLSLEDGPTQHIETPSLVIANAAPVTTALAQGGEPPDVTDGKLDITWLTPQASADKQFLSLAELVLTTSESKQQSDTITHSQASSLTLEFDEEVSYALDGEIFNAKHIEINIQPRSLKVLSNADEFEDAK
- a CDS encoding DUF2878 domain-containing protein, producing the protein MANSLFLKVINFIWFQTIWWLVILMQSASIPYVLALFLLWFVLTPTRKIDGKLMLLVMLVGATIDSLLMYCSVFYFTEDAYVFTALSMWIVPLWLVLLWGAFAATLAHSLDTLRSKPLLAALVGGIFAPLSYLAGANFGAVDLGYSLMTTYITLCVVWGFTLPGCFLLLDKLSAPFELELAKRR
- a CDS encoding SDR family NAD(P)-dependent oxidoreductase, translated to MTKNVMVTGGNRGIGLEIVRAFAKEGYKVLMACRDEESGEEAKQDIVGGDVHVIEMPLDKEATIVDPFVRAEAVFGPMDVVINNAGVLDKTSWEDVSGEDMRRSLQVNTLAPLTLIQQALTGMIDRGYGRIVNVSSGWGCFSEDMKGPLAYAVSKAALNALTLNIANHIPDNTDVTINAMSPGWVHTRMGGSDAPKTPEEGAETALWLGTHEKGGPNGKFFRDKDVVDW